The following proteins are encoded in a genomic region of Fusarium oxysporum f. sp. lycopersici 4287 chromosome 1, whole genome shotgun sequence:
- a CDS encoding peptide-methionine (S)-S-oxide reductase has protein sequence MSYLPPFLARLARPFTQSTRLSIAPDQSAASVIPEGAQRCTVAAGCFWGTEHLYRRHFTDKGLIDAKVGYIGGDLENPSYRAVCGGKTGHAEAAQIIFDPTKVSYAQLLEFFYKTHDPTTLNRQGPDTGPQYRSAIYFHNEEQEKIAREVTEKANKQWWKGGIVTEIAPAGKWWTAEEYHQLYLHNNPSGYECPSHFLRPFPPLE, from the exons ATGTCCTACCTTCCTCCCTTCTTGGCGCGTCTCGCTCGCCCCTTCACACAATCTACACGGCTCTCAATCGCTCCCGATCAATCCGCTGCATCTGTCATCCCAGAGGGCGCTCAGCGCTGCACCGTCGCAGCGGGATGTTTCTGGGGAACAGAGCATTTGTATCGCAGACACTTTACCGATAAGGGTCTGATCGATGCAAAGGTTGGATACATTGGTGGTGATCTTGAAAACCCTAGCTACCGCGCCGTCTGCGGTGGAAAGACAGGCC ACGCTGAGGCCGCGCAAATCATCTTTGACCCTACAAAGGTCTCATACGCACAACTCCTAGAATTCTTCTACAAGACGCACGACCCCACGACGCTGAACCGCCAGGGCCCCGATACCGGCCCCCAGTACCGCTCTGCCATTTACTTCCACAacgaggagcaagaaaagatCGCGCGCGAGGTCACAGAGAAGGCCAACAAGCAATGGTGGAAGGGCGGCATCGTTACTGAGATTGCGCCCGCTGGAAAGTGGTGGACTGCTGAGGAGTATCACCAACTCTACCTCCACAATAACCCCTCTGGCTATGAGTGTCCGAGCCACTTTTTGAGGCCGTTCCCACCTCTCGAATAA